A window of Daphnia pulicaria isolate SC F1-1A chromosome 10, SC_F0-13Bv2, whole genome shotgun sequence contains these coding sequences:
- the LOC124314440 gene encoding UDP-glycosyltransferase UGT5-like has translation MLVPGIAGCILLALTIICSGAAAHNILVLTPITTPSHSNVFKPLVAELADRGHFVTYWNGLLQSDKSSSVIQSNQTTTNSSNMRLLTSPNLVRLNSQHQIDFNDRDSPFRLLFRMPGTLEKYCKAIYEDPIFHWLMNSKERYDLIILDGFSNDCTLLLAEVFDVPFIYLNCFPPSPWLLYAIGSPLALDHFPNPAGTRDKMDLWQRTFNTVTSVGALFIYRWHILPMIDRVASQVLGKHNLTSIVDIQSRHLSLLMTNTHFSINFQFPTSPAVVEVGGLHLGGKLKRLPKDLVSFLDGSGDAGFIIVSFGSMLRGDGLPKDFRRLFLSVFARLPQRIVWKWEDQSKLGNGEELIPSNVKTISWLPQKELLSHRNARLFISHGGLLSKQETVFHGVPAIFLPVWADQPINAQKAEDDGYAIRLCWDELTEEILYDAIQAILTNPRYAKRMQQVSALMHDQIDKPMDRAIYWIEYVIRHQGAPHLRNASRDLMLPQRALLDVMCIVFIFTFSMIYVTYRLCLFCSTLYRWKDMMIGLHKKDD, from the exons ATGCTCGTCCCAGGTATTGCCGGATGTATTTTACTTGCGTTAACAATTATCTGCTCCGGTGCTGCGGCCCACAATATTCTCGTCCTAACGCCCATCACCACGCCCAGCCACAGCAATGTGTTCAAACCGCTGGTGGCCGAGTTGGCCGATCGTGGCCACTTTGTTACTTACTGGAACGGCTTATTGCAATCAGACAAATCGAGTTCGGTGATTCAAAGCAATCAGACGACGACCAACAGCTCCAACATGCGACTTTTAACTTCTCCGAATCTGGTGAGGCTCAACAGCCAACATCAAATCGATTTCAACGATCGTGACAGCCCATTTCGTCTCCTATTCAGAATGCCGGGCACACTTGAGAAATATTGCAAGGCCATTTATGAAGATCCCATTTTTCATTGGCTGATGAACTCGAAGGAGCGATACGATCTTATTATCCTCGACGGATTTTCCAACGATTGCACATTACTGTTGGCCGAAGTCTTTGATGTGCCATTTATTTACCTGAACTGTTTCCCTCCTTCACCGTGGCTTCTGTACGCCATCGGTTCGCCACTGGCCCTGGATCACTTCCCAAATCCTGCCGGAACAAGAGACAAGATGGATTTGTGGCAGCGAACGTTCAACACAGTGACCAGCGTAGGTGCACTATTCATTTACCGTTGGCACATCCTGCCCATGATAGATCGTGTCGCATCACAAGTGTTAGGCAAACACAACTTAACGTCCATCGTAGACATTCAAAGTCGTCACTTGAGTCTTTTAATGACCAACACACATTTCAGCATTAATTTCCAGTTCCCTACTTCACCAGCCGTTGTAGAAGTCGGTGGATTGCACTTGGGTGGTAAGCTCAAAAGACTACCAAAG GACTTGGTTTCGTTTCTCGACGGTTCTGGTGACGCTGGATTCATCATAGTCAGTTTCGGTTCAATGTTGAGAGGCGACGGACTTCCAAAAGATTTCCGCCGTTTATTTCTGTCCGTTTTCGCCCGACTGCCCCAACGAATCGTGTGGAAATGGGAGGATCAAAGCAAATTAGGAAATGGCGAAGAATTGATCCCGTCCAATGTCAAAACCATTTCTTGGTTGCCGCAAAAGGAATTGTTGAGCCATCGAAATGCTCGACTTTTCATCTCGCATGGCGGACTCCTCAGTAAACAGGAGACCGTCTTTCACGGTGTACCTGCCATCTTTTTACCGGTCTGGGCTGACCAGCCGATCAATGCTCAAAAAGCCGAAGACGATGGGTACGCCATTCGTCTGTGCTGGGACGAATTAACCGAGGAAATACTTTACGATGCCATCCAAGCTATTCTGACTAATCCGAG gtATGCCAAGAGAATGCAGCAAGTGTCTGCACTGATGCACGACCAGATTGATAAACCAATGGACCGAGCCATTTACTGGATAGAATACGTCATCCGTCATCAGGGCGCGCCACATTTACGGAATGCATCCAGGGATCTTATGCTACCCCAACGAGCCTTGCTAGATGTGATGTGCATTGTctttattttcactttttccatGATCTACGTGACCTATcgtctttgtcttttttgcTCCACATTATACCGTTGGAAAGATATGATGATTGGATTGCACAAAAAAGACGATTAA
- the LOC124314439 gene encoding UDP-glycosyltransferase UGT5-like, giving the protein MSTQFSAKCFLVVLSAVIGLSAAHNILVLTPITSPSHSNVFKPLVAELADRGHFVTYWNGLLQSDKSSSVIQSNQTTTNSSNLRLLTSPNLVRLNRQHQIDFNDRDSPFRLLFRMQATIERYCRAIYEDPVFHWLMNSKERYDLIILDGFSNDCTLLLAEVFDVPFIYLNCFPPSPWLLYAIGSPLALDHFPNPAGTRDKMDLWQRTFNVVTSVFAVYFHRWLVLPEIDRVASKVLGKNNLTSVAAIENRYLSLILSNTHFSINFQLPTSPAVVEVGGLHLGEARNEIPKELVSFLDGSGDAGFIIVSFGSMLRGDGLPKNFRRLFLSVFARLTQRVVWKWEDQSKLGEREGLIPSNVKTISWLPQKELLSHRNARLFISHGGLLSKQETVFHGVPAIFLPIFADQPINAQKAEDDGYAIRLDLGKLTEEILYNSIQAILTNPRYAKRIGQVSALMHDQIDNPMDRAIYWIEYVIRHQGAPHLRNASRDLFLLQRGLFDVFLVILAACLLMAYGAVYLCAAVCHSRYGSKKLAVDLNKKGE; this is encoded by the exons ATGTCAACCCAATTTTCGGCCAAGTGTTTTCTAGTTGTATTATCAGCAGTCATCGGTTTGAGTGCGGCCCACAATATTCTCGTCCTAACGCCCATCACCTCGCCCAGCCACAGCAATGTGTTCAAACCGTTGGTGGCCGAGTTGGCCGATCGTGGCCACTTTGTTACTTACTGGAACGGTTTATTGCAATCAGACAAATCGAGTTCGGTGATTCAAAGCAATCAGACGACGACCAACAGCTCCAACTTGCGACTTTTAACTTCTCCGAATCTGGTGAGGCTCAACAGGCAACATCAAATCGATTTCAACGATCGTGACAGCCCATTTCGTCTCCTATTCAGAATGCAAGCCACGATTGAGAGATATTGCAGAGCCATTTATGAGGATCCTGTCTTTCATTGGCTGATGAACTCGAAGGAGCGATACGATCTTATTATCCTCGACGGATTTTCCAACGATTGCACTTTACTGTTGGCCGAAGTCTTTGATGTGCCATTTATTTACCTGAACTGTTTCCCTCCTTCTCCGTGGCTTCTGTACGCCATCGGTTCGCCACTGGCCCTGGATCACTTTCCAAATCCTGCCGGAACAAGAGACAAGATGGATTTGTGGCAGCGAACGTTCAACGTAGTGACCAGTGTCTTTGCCGTCTACTTTCACCGCTGGCTGGTTCTTCCTGAAATCGATCGGGTGGCATCCAAAGTGCTCGGAAAAAACAACTTGACCTCCGTTGCTGCGATTGAAAATCGTTACCTGAGCCTCATTTTGTCCAACACACATTTCAGCATTAATTTCCAGCTCCCTACTTCACCGGCCGTCGTGGAAGTTGGCGGATTGCACTTGGGAGAAGCTCGAAATGAAATTCCCAAG GAATTAGTTTCGTTTCTCGACGGTTCCGGTGACGCTGGATTCATCATTGTGAGTTTCGGTTCAATGTTGAGAGGTGACGGACTTCCAAAAAATTTCCGCCGTTTATTTCTGTCCGTTTTCGCCCGACTAACCCAACGAGTCGTGTGGAAATGGGAGGATCAAAGCAAATTAGGAGAAAGAGAAGGATTGATCCCGTCCAATGTCAAAACCATTTCTTGGTTGCCGCAAAAGGAATTGTTGAGCCATCGAAATGCTCGACTTTTCATCTCGCATGGCGGACTCCTCAGTAAACAAGAGACCGTCTTTCACGGTGTACCTGCCATCTTTTTGCCCATCTTTGCTGACCAGCCGATCAATGCCCAAAAAGCCGAAGACGATGGATACGCCATTCGTCTGGACTTGGGCAAACTAACAGAAGAAATACTTTACAATTCCATCCAAGCTATTCTGACTAATCCGAG GTATGCTAAAAGAATTGGACAAGTTTCGGCTCTGATGCACGATCAGATTGACAATCCGATGGACCGAGCCATTTACTGGATAGAATACGTCATCCGCCACCAGGGTGCGCCACATTTACGGAATGCATCCAGGgatctttttctccttcagcGCGGCCTTTTCGATGTGTTTCTCGTCATTTTGGCCGCCTGTCTACTGATGGCTTACGGAGCCGTCTATCTCTGTGCTGCTGTTTGCCACTCCCGATATGGTTCTAAAAAGTTGGCTGTTGATCTGAACAAAAAAGGTGAGTAA
- the LOC124314403 gene encoding phosphatidylinositide phosphatase SAC2-like codes for MELFKTTEYYIFRQGEHSLWCNRKTGHLEPRTAWDLTKADDPHCMGLVHGIVGKLNSFPDTDPQLLVIESCSLVGYVWKNQPIFKINKIGLLSLGQQEAEITTHPCSKHSNSVAFNQRSDDGGNKPSHSSRQQEALAKTWGSIKSATKSFKSTTVQAAQRIGSDGREGDRGARKIWDEMEKMFTHADSFYFSPTVDLTNSIPVLGESYNSTNVSWRSANSRFFWNKYLLKELIDLGDPKADPWIIPILHGYIHIDAVPVVLDGVTNFNKPLTLLLISRRSRNRAGTRYKRRGVDENGYVANYVETEQCLLFGDHILSFVQVRGSVPVFWSQPGFKYRPPPQIDRGVEDTRVAFQRHFERELPIYGNLCVVSLVEQNGKEKIIGDAFTEQMIHLNDARITYVTFDFHEHCRGMRFENVGRLLNGLEDVLHDMRYTWIDSHGIICQQQSTFRINCMDCLDRTNVCQTAFGKLILEGQLSKLGILPPEGTFWPALKTAFNTMWANNGDVLSRQYAGTNALKGDFTRTGERRLAGMMKDGMNSANRYYLNRFKDTLKQTAIDLVLGNIQPEDALNILCGQSNMMEDDEEVVLQTADRVRQVIEDCRKQFVSPEEIIVGSWGLVDAHPVTGDPTQVDMDVIVILSREHLYVVSYDDDVDHVRACKIFSLADLTKLEVGSEGKSNLLSNAGVNFLKSPKREAASPPTFFMRVHVRNSSDEGEVLQFRSTRLRFFNNMAVPICKTEDMNESLKAIAETIHVTMDISQLSIPYVVGTLEKISLKSTTKIGHIEVPLWQGGFPRNASEGQLSAFKQAGNKALSSVTSHFSRLKPSAISRNLGRSVSKKKEVSDQAIELPTTGLPNPELRMPSSYSSLNDLTSFSVIKDVLHLPSVGVLFLTGNEVRLEVTDHLLEETKPLEKPPQPKVLLRCVSAGQFDSRCLPKGKRNGELGRLDEHIRLIVTPEIQISTTDGAENPSQASVQRLKHLSHSSERIELGVAAEESNLLRASSETSLGSNPITVEMKNSKSNHEGLLPVGTNVLASFKIPSSHGKFNMGILTSPTSVKGNPLVMLAKGVQNLGANLDPRKMLDTNKKDTSTSKDNEDEDVTKRNICTNTRIIRL; via the exons atgGAACTCTTTAAAACTACTGAATATTACATCTTTCGACAAGGAGAGCACAGTCTATGGTGTAACAGAAAAACTGGTCATTTAGAACCGAGAACAG CCTGGGACCTGACAAAAGCTGATGATCCTCATTGCATGGGCCTTGTCCATGGGATAGTCGGCAAATTAAATTCTTTTCCtg ACACAGATCCTCAATTACTAGTTATAGAAAGCTGCAGTCTTGTTGGCTATGTTTGGAAAAATCagcctatttttaaaatcaacaaaatcggCCTGCTTTCTCTGGGTCAGCAAGAAGCCGAAATCACTACTCATCCGTGTTCGAAACATAGCAATTCTGTCGCATTCAACCAAAGATCGGATGACGGAGGAAACAAACCCTCACACAGTTCTAGGCAACAGGAAGCTTTAGCCAAGACTTGGGGTTCCATAAAGTCCGCTACCAAATCATTTAAAAGTACAACTGTTCAAGCCGCTCAAAGAATTGGAAGTGATGGAAGAGAAGGCGATCGCGGGGCCAGGAAAATTTGGGATGAAATGGAAAAGATGTTCACTCATGcagattctttttatttttctcctacTGTCGATCTGACCAATTCTATCCCGGTTTTGGGTGAGAGCTATAATTCAACCAATGTTTCTTGGCGATCAGCAAACAGCCGTTTCTTCTGGAATAAATATCTTCTCaaagaattgattgatttgggG GATCCCAAAGCTGATCCCTGGATTATCCCTATCCTTCATGGCTACATCCATATTGATGCTGTACCTGTCGTGCTTGATGGGGTAACGAATTTCAATAAGCCTTTGACTTTATTACTTATTTCACGTCGTTCACGAAATCGAGCTGGAACCCGATACAAACGCCGTGGAGTCGACGAAAATGGTTACGTTGCAAATTATGTGGAAACGGAACAGTGTCTCCTCTTCGGAGATCACATTTTATCTTTCGTGCAAGTTCGAGGATCAGTTCCTGTATTTTGGTCCCAACCAGGATTCAAATATCGTCCACCTCCTCAGATTGATCGAG GCGTGGAAGACACTCGGGTTGCGTTTCAACGTCATTTTGAACGTGAGTTGCCCATCTACGGAAATTTGTGCGTCGTTAGCCTAGTGGAACAGAATGGAAAAGAGAAGATTATCGGAGACGCTTTTACAGAACAGATGATTCATTTGAATGACGCAAGAATCACCTATGTAACTTTTGATTTCCACGAGCATTG CCGTGGTATGCGATTTGAGAATGTCGGACGTCTTTTAAATGGACTGGAAGACGTGCTTCACGATATGAGGTATACGTGGATCGATTCGCACGGTATCATTTGTCAACAGCAGTCAACTTTTCGAATAAATTGTATGGACTGCCTCGATCGAACCAATGTTTGCCAG ACTGCTttcggaaaattaattttggaaGGTCAACTAAGCAAATTAGGAATCCTTCCTCCAGAAGGCACGTTCTGGCCAGCGCTTAAAACAGCGTTTAATACAATGTGGGCCAACAATGGTGATGTTCTGAGCCGGCAATACGCTGGGACAAACGCTCTaaag GGTGATTTTACAAGAACTGGTGAAAGAAGGCTTGCGGGAATGATGAAAGACGGGATGAATTCAGCTAATAG GTATTACCTTAATCGATTCAAGGATACGCTGAAACAGACAGCGATTGATCTTGTGCTCGGGAACATCCAGCCGGAAGATGCACTGAATATTCTATGCGGCCAGAGTAACATGATggaagatgacgaagaagTTGTTTTGCAGACAGCCGATAGAGTTCGTCAGGTGATCGAAGACTGTCGCAAACAGTTTGTTAGTCCAGAAGAAATCATTGTCGGTTCTTGGGGATTGGTCGATGCCCATCCCGTCACTGGAGATCCCACTCAGGTTGACATGGATGTTATTGTCATTCTGTCACGGGAACACCTTTACGTGGTTTC GTACGATGATGACGTAGATCACGTCAGAGCGTGTAAAATATTCTCTCTGGCTGATTTGACGAAGTTGGAAGTCGGATCAGAAGGTAAATCAAACTTGTTGTCAAATGCTGGCGTGAATTTCCTCAAGTCCCCTAAGCGTGAAGCGGCTTCTCCGCCGACTTTCTTCATGCGCGTGCATGTGCGAAATTCGTCGGATGAGGGAGAAGTTTTACAATTTCGTTCGACCAGACTAAGATTTTTTAACAACATGGCTGTTCCCATTTGCAAGACAGAGGATATGAACG AGTCATTAAAGGCAATTGCCGAAACCATTCATGTTACTATGGATATATCTCAGTTGTCGATTCCCTATGTGGTCGGGACTTTGGAAAAAATCTCACTAAAATCCACTACAAAAATTGGGCACATTGAAGTACCGCTTTGGCAGGGTGGATTCCCACGAAATGCATCCGAAGGGCAGCTGTCTGCGTTTAAACAAGCTG gcAACAAGGCATTATCCAGCGTTACCTCCCACTTTTCTCGTTTGAAACCTTCAGCAATATCACGCAATTTAGGCCGTTCAGTCAGTAAAAAGAAGGAAGTTTCCGACCAAGCGATAGAGCTTCCAACAACTGGATTACCTAACCCAGAATTGCGAATGCCTTCTAGTTATTCTAGTTTGAACGATCTCACATCATTTTCAGTAATCAAGGACGTTTTACATTTACCGTCAGTTGGCGTCCTATTCCTCACTGGCAACGAAGTTCGGTTAGAGGTTACCGACCATTTGCTTGAAGAAACGAAGCCGCTCGAAAAACCTCCGCAGCCTAAAGTCTTACTCCGTTGTGTTAGCGCTGGACAATTTGATAGCCGTTGCTTGCCGAAAGGGAAGCGCAATGGAGAGCTGGGCAGACTCGACGAGCATATTCGCTTGATCGTAACACCAGAAATTCAGATCAGTACAACGGACGGCGCAGAAAATCCCAGTCAAGCATCCGTCCAACGGCTGAAGCACTTATCTCACTCGTCGGAACGCATTGAATTAGGTGTTGCAGCCGAAGAGTCCAATCTACTCCGTGCCTCCTCCGAGACGAGCTTGGGCAGTAATCCAATCAccgtagaaatgaaaaattcaaaatccaaTCACGAAGGATTACTTCCAGTCGGGACCAACGTTTTGGCCTCGTTTAAAATCCCTAGTTCACACGGAAAGTTCAATATGGGGATTCTCACGTCGCCTACTAGCGTTAAAGGAAATCCACTTGTGATGTTGGCTAAAGGTGTCCAGAATCTAGGTGCCAATCTTGACCCTAGAAAAATGTTGGACACTAATAAGAAAGATACATCGACCAGCAAAGATAACGAGGATGAAGATGTAACGAAGCGGAATATCTGCACAAACACTAGAATTATTCGTCTCTAA
- the LOC124314401 gene encoding structural maintenance of chromosomes protein 3-like, with protein sequence MYIKQVIIQGFKSYREQTVVEPFHPGHNVVVGRNGSGKSNFFYAIQFVLSDEFNHLRPEQRQALLHEGTGPRVISAYVEIIFDNTDNRLPIDKKEVSLRRVIGSKKDQYFLSKKMVTKADVVNLLESAGFSRSNPYYIVKQGKINQMATAPDSHRLKLLREVAGTRVYDERKAESETIMKETQGKREKIEEFLRTIEDRLKTLEEEKEELKEYQKWDKIRRAVEYTIHDRELKETRKKLDDMENTRKDSGDRQDKLRQQLERAQENSKSASRELRDLKHRAQAAREERDTLNAEQQQLLKEKSKLELTIKDLSDEVQGDNQSKERAERELQRLHETIAQKDGELERIKPQYEEMKRREEECTRELALKEQKRKELYAKQGRGSQFTSRDQRDTWIQNELKSLSKAIKEKNEQIERLQEDLKRDSRKRVELEKKIEEMTSEMENHRLSIDDHNKVFYDMKKRKDLLQTERSGLWRNETLVQQNLASSKEELAKSDQVLRSLAGKPILNGRDSVRQVLDNMRSQGGRMAEIADSYHGLVIENFDCDKSIFTAVEVTAGNRMFHHIVESDRVGTEILKQMNHEKLPGEVTFMPLNRLNVRETNYPPTEDALPMVTKLQYSDRFDKAMRYIFGKTMICRNLEVASVLARTTGLDCVTLDGDQVSSKGSLTGGYVNTSRCRLEIYKTRSTLNAQVAEKEKELADCRSKLQQVESEVNQLLSEIQRTETKNSKSKDVFEKVKADIRLMREELNNIERSKQPKERSLAQLRSSLEAMQSTKEGLESELHQELMTQLSVTDQLEVDRLNDDIRRLTQENKDAFIQRMRLEADKNKLENLLTNNLIRRRDELQQALQEISVEDRNRKLDHCRSELGTVERRLDDVSDALKDVEKKVSDLSRKQKEAQTDLEKLRFKEKDIDERLAESAKDFDKMASRQTALQQKITECTEKIRDLGSLPSDSFDKYQSMATKLLFKQLEKANSELKKYSHVNKKALDQFISFSEEKSKLLERKEELDHGYDKIKELMSTLEYRKYEALQFTFKQVSKYFSEVFQRLVPNGHAYLKMDTGNDAAGNSEDASASFGDTEGTDQFTGVAIKVSFSGQNAEMKDMNQLSGGQKSLVALALIFSIQKCDPAPFYLFDEIDQALDAQHRKGVADMIHEHSKNAQFITTTFRPELLEHSDKYYGVKFRNKVSHVECVTREEAYDFVEDDQTHG encoded by the exons ATGTATATCAAACAAGTTATTATACAAGGGTTTAAAAGTTATCGTGAGCAAACGGTGGTAGAGCCTTTCCACCCAGGACACAATGTTGTCG TTGGTCGAAATGGTTCGGGAAAGAGCAACTTTTTTTATG CCATCCAATTTGTACTTAGTGATGAATTCAATCACTTGAGACCAGAGCAAAGGCAAGCTCTGCTTCATGAAGGAACAGGGCCAAGAGTGATATCTGCTTATGTAGAAATCATCTTTGATAACACAGACAACCGGCTTCCCAtagacaaaaaagaagttaGCTTGAGACGTGTGATTGGTTCCAAGAAGGACCAATACTTCCTTAGTAAAAAAATGGTGACCAAAGCAGATGTGGTCAATCTGTTAGAATCAGCCGGATTTTCCCGGTCTAACCCCTATTACATCGTAAAGCAAGGCAAAATTAATCAGATGGCTACTGCCCCCGATTCTCACCGCTTAAAGCTTCTAAGAGAGGTCGCAGGAACAAGAGTATACGATGAACGGAAAGCAGAATCGGAAACTATTATGAAAG aGACGCAAGGCAAACGAGAAAAGATTGAAGAGTTTTTACGAACGATCGAAGACCGACTAAAAACGctagaggaagaaaaagaggagttAAAAGAATATCAAAAATGGGATAAAATCAGGCGTGCTGTAGAATATACCATACATGATAGagagttgaaagaaacaaggaaaaaattagACGACATGGAAAACACGCGTAAAGATTCTGGTGATCGTCAAGATAAATTGAGACAGCAGTTGGAGCGTGCTCAAGAAAACAGCAAATCTGCATCCAGAGAACTACGAGACCTGAAACATCGCGCCCAGGCAGCTAGAGAAGAGCGCGACACATTGAATGCAGAACAACAGCAACTTCTAAAGGAAAAATCCAAATTAGAATTGACTATAAAA GATCTGAGTGACGAAGTACAAGGAGATAATCAATCGAAAGAGCGAGCCGAACGAGAACTCCAGCGTCTTCACGAGACTATTGCACAAAAAGATGGTGAATTAGAACGTATTAAGCCACAGTATGAAGAAATGAAGAGACGTGAAGAAGAATGCACTAGAGA ACTTGCCCTGAAGGAGCAAAAGCGCAAAGAATTGTATGCCAAACAAGGTCGAGGGTCACAATTCACATCGAGAGATCAGCGTGACACTTGGATTCAAAACGAACTCAAATCTCTGTCCAAAGCCATAAAGGAGAAAAACGAGCAAATTGAGCGACTTCAAGAAGATTTGAAG CGCGACTCTCGAAAACGGGTGGaactagagaaaaaaattgaagaaatgacCAGTGAAATGGAAAACCATCGGTTAAGCATCGACGATCACAACAAGGTCTTCTACGATATGAAGAAACGAAAAGATTTACTACAAACCGAGCGAAGTGGGTTGTGGAGGAATGAGACTTTGGTTCAACAGAATTTAGCCTCGTCAAAAGAAGAACTTGCCAAATCAGATCAA GTACTACGCTCTTTGGCTGGCAAACCTATCCTGAACGGAAGAGACAGTGTACGGCAAGTTTTAGATAATATGCGGTCCCAGGGTGGCCGTATGGCTGAAATTGCTGATTCATACCACGGACTGGTTATTGAAAACTTTGACTGTGACAAGAGCATTTTTACCGCAGTAGAAGTCACGGCTGGTAACAGAATGTTTCATCATATTGTGGAATCGGATCGTGTTGGCACAGAGATTCTCAAACAAATGAACCACGAGAAGCTTCCTGGCGAG GTAACATTCATGCCGCTGAATCGTCTAAACGTTCGAGAGACGAACTACCCCCCGACTGAGGATGCCTTGCCAATGGTCACCAAGTTACAGTACTCGGACCGTTTTGACAAAGCTATGCGTTacatttttggaaaaacaatGATCTGTCGTAACTTGGAAGTAGCTAGTGTTCTTGCGCGTACAACTGGTTTAGATTGTGTTACTCTCGATGGAGATCAGGTTTCATCAAAAG GTTCGTTGACGGGTGGTTATGTCAATACGTCCAGATGCAGATTGGAGATCTACAAAACTCGTTCCACTCTAAACGCACAAGtagccgaaaaagaaaaagagcttgCCGACTGTCGAAGTAAATTGCAACAAGTTGAAAGTGAAGTCAACCAATTGCTCAGTGAAATCCAACGCACAGAAACTAAAAATAGCAAATCAAAG GACGTTTTCGAGAAGGTTAAAGCAGACATTCGATTAATGCGTGAAGAGTTGAACAACATCGAGCGGTCGAAGCAGCCAAAAGAAAGATCACTAGCTCAGTTACGTTCATCCCTGGAAGCTATGCAGTCGACCAAGGAGGGTCTAGAGTCGGAATTGCATCAAGAGTTGATGACGCAGCTATCGGTCACTGACCAATTAGAAGTTGATCGATTAAACGATGATATTCGTCGTTTAACACAGGAAAACAAGGACGCCTTCATTCAACGTATGAGACTGGAAGCAGATAAGAACAAATTGGAGAATTTGCTCACCAACAATTTGATACGGAGGCGAGATGAATTGCAACAAGCTCTGCAAGAAATTTCGGTCGAAGATCGCAACCGTAAGTTGGATCACTGTCGCTCCGAATTGGGTACAGTCGAACGGCGACTAGACGACGTGAGTGATGCGCTAAAGGATGTGGAAAAGAAAGTCTCGGATCTGAGTCGGAAGCAAAAAGAAGCGCAGACTGATCTCGAAAAGTTACGTTTCAAGGAAAAGGACATAGATGAACGTCTTGCAGAAAGTGCTAAAGATTTTGATAAGATGGCTTCGAGGCAAACAGCGTTGCAGCAGAAGATTACCGAGTGCACGGAGAAGATTCGTGACTTGGGGTCGTTACCCAGCGACTCGTTCGACAAATACCAATCTATGGCGACGAAACTTCTTTTCAAACAATTGGAAAAGGCAAATtcggaattgaaaaaatatagcCACGTCAACAAAAAGGCATTGGACcaattcatttccttttctgaagaaaaatcCAAACTGTTAGAGCGTAAAGAAGAGCTGGATCATGGTTATGACAAAATCAAAGAGTTGATGAGCACATTAGAGTATCGAAAGTACGAAGCTTTACAGTTTACTTTCAAACAAGTGTCAAAGTACTTTTCGGAAGTGTTCCAGCGGTTAGTGCCCAATGGACATGCTTACTTAAAG atGGACACAGGTAATGATGCAGCAGGCAACTCGGAGGATGCGTCAGCTTCATTCGGCGATACAGAAGGAACTGATCAATTCACCGGTGTCGCTATTAAAG tttccttTAGTGGACAAAATGCGGAAATGAAGGACATGAACCAACTTAGCGGTGGTCAGAAATCGTTAGTGGCATTAGCATTGATTTTCTCGATTCAAAAATGCGATCCTGCTCCATTCTACCTCTTTGATGAAATTGATCAG gccCTCGATGCCCAGCATCGTAAAGGTGTGGCTGACATGATCCACGAGCATTCGAAAAACGCTCAGTTTATTACCACCACTTTCAGACCGGAATTGTTGGAACATTCAGACAAATATTACGGAGTTAAATTCCGTAACAAAGTCAGCCACGTCGAGTGCGTCACTAG GGAGGAAGCTTATGATTTCGTTGAAGACGATCAAACCCATGGTTAA